Proteins encoded within one genomic window of Halorussus salilacus:
- the gatA gene encoding Asp-tRNA(Asn)/Glu-tRNA(Gln) amidotransferase subunit GatA, protein MSTDHNIFVTEETVEGESEGPLADATVAVKDNISTEGVRTTCGSEMLDDYVPPYDATVVERLKAAGATVVGKANMDEFGMGSTTETSAFGPVDNPAAPGRVPGGSSGGSAAAVAAGAADLALGSDTGGSVRNPAAFCGVVGIKPTYGLVSRYGLVAYANSLEQIGPLAPTVEAAAELLDVIAGPDERDATTREEGADSDYAGAADGDVGGTTVGVPTELVEGADEGVVERFEEALDDLRAQGATVEEVSLPSVEHAVEAYYVIAMSEASSNLARFDGVRYGNSGGFEGNWNEAFSESREAFGEEVKRRILLGTYALSAGYHDKYYKQAQNARAWVKQDFDEAFADVDVLASPTMPTPPFERGESLDDPLQMYLADANTVPVNLADLPAISVPAGEVEGGPVGIQFVGPAFGEEEIIRVGSAVEN, encoded by the coding sequence ACATCAGCACCGAGGGCGTGCGCACGACCTGCGGCTCGGAGATGCTCGACGACTACGTGCCGCCCTACGACGCGACCGTCGTCGAACGCCTGAAGGCGGCGGGTGCGACCGTCGTCGGCAAGGCCAACATGGACGAGTTCGGGATGGGCTCGACCACCGAGACCTCGGCGTTCGGTCCGGTCGACAACCCCGCCGCGCCCGGCCGGGTCCCCGGCGGTTCGTCGGGCGGGAGCGCGGCCGCGGTCGCCGCGGGCGCGGCCGACCTCGCGCTCGGGTCCGATACGGGCGGGTCGGTCCGCAACCCCGCGGCGTTCTGCGGCGTGGTCGGCATCAAGCCCACCTACGGGCTGGTCTCGCGCTACGGCCTCGTTGCCTACGCCAACAGCCTCGAACAGATCGGCCCGCTCGCGCCCACAGTCGAGGCTGCCGCCGAACTGCTGGACGTAATCGCTGGCCCGGACGAGCGCGACGCCACGACGCGCGAGGAAGGAGCCGACAGCGACTACGCCGGGGCCGCCGACGGCGACGTCGGCGGGACGACCGTCGGCGTCCCCACCGAACTCGTGGAGGGCGCAGACGAGGGCGTCGTCGAGCGCTTCGAGGAAGCGCTCGACGACCTCCGCGCGCAGGGCGCGACGGTCGAGGAGGTCTCGCTCCCCTCGGTCGAGCACGCGGTGGAAGCCTACTACGTCATCGCGATGTCGGAGGCCTCCTCGAACCTCGCGCGCTTCGACGGCGTCCGGTACGGAAATTCCGGCGGCTTCGAAGGCAACTGGAACGAGGCGTTCAGCGAGTCCCGCGAGGCCTTCGGCGAGGAGGTCAAGCGACGCATCCTGCTGGGCACCTACGCGCTCTCGGCGGGCTACCACGACAAGTACTACAAGCAGGCCCAGAACGCCCGAGCGTGGGTCAAGCAGGACTTCGACGAGGCGTTCGCCGACGTGGACGTGCTGGCGAGCCCCACGATGCCGACCCCGCCGTTCGAGCGGGGCGAGAGTCTGGACGACCCGCTCCAGATGTACCTCGCCGACGCCAACACCGTGCCGGTGAATCTGGCCGACCTGCCCGCCATCTCGGTTCCTGCTGGCGAAGTCGAGGGCGGCCCGGTCGGCATCCAGTTCGTCGGCCCGGCGTTCGGCGAGGAGGAGATCATCCGGGTCGGGAGTGCGGTGGAGAACTGA
- a CDS encoding glycosyltransferase, translated as MSSRPPTSVLLPAVSWTPVIEEVGDQLGPSDELLVVCDAETDPVTDRTGEFPERARLVVAGDPAGCSGKANAIAAGMEAADNDRIVWTDDDFEHPGDWLDRLHDDYDRHGPTTELPFFVGRDPLAVLLEPLYAIAGTAGVYGGGIAWAGAVVFERDDLPDEDAFVEDLRRTVSDDGLLTDRIDVTPVKRVRRVEVGGTLRESVERHVRFTKIARYHDPAGSAFNAALGTLATASGLLAPLPAAVVLTALLAVLYAGFGLRRWTFLLAYPAVMLSVPLLAYGLLRPTFVWGGRRYRWTAKFDVEVVD; from the coding sequence ATGTCCTCGCGCCCCCCGACGAGCGTTCTCCTTCCCGCCGTCTCGTGGACGCCCGTCATCGAGGAGGTCGGCGACCAGCTCGGCCCCTCGGACGAACTCCTCGTCGTCTGCGACGCCGAGACCGACCCCGTCACCGACCGGACCGGAGAGTTCCCCGAACGGGCGCGACTCGTCGTCGCTGGCGACCCCGCGGGCTGTTCAGGGAAGGCCAACGCCATCGCCGCCGGGATGGAGGCCGCCGACAACGACCGCATCGTGTGGACGGACGACGACTTCGAGCACCCCGGCGACTGGCTCGACCGGCTACACGACGACTACGACCGTCACGGCCCGACGACCGAGCTCCCGTTCTTCGTCGGTCGCGACCCGCTCGCGGTCCTCCTCGAACCGCTGTACGCCATCGCGGGCACGGCTGGCGTCTACGGCGGGGGAATCGCGTGGGCCGGTGCGGTCGTCTTCGAGCGCGACGACCTCCCCGACGAGGACGCCTTCGTCGAGGACCTCCGCCGAACCGTCAGCGACGACGGCCTGCTCACCGACCGTATCGACGTGACGCCCGTCAAGCGAGTCCGTCGCGTCGAGGTCGGCGGTACCCTCCGCGAGTCCGTCGAGCGCCACGTCCGGTTCACCAAGATCGCCCGGTACCACGACCCCGCGGGGAGCGCGTTCAACGCGGCCCTCGGGACGCTCGCGACCGCGAGCGGACTGCTGGCACCGCTTCCGGCGGCCGTCGTCCTGACCGCGTTGCTCGCAGTGCTGTACGCCGGGTTCGGCCTCCGTCGGTGGACGTTCCTGCTCGCGTATCCCGCGGTGATGCTGTCGGTCCCGCTTTTGGCCTACGGCCTGCTCCGGCCCACCTTCGTCTGGGGCGGGCGGCGCTATCGCTGGACGGCCAAGTTCGACGTAGAAGTGGTCGACTGA